In one Megasphaera vaginalis (ex Bordigoni et al. 2020) genomic region, the following are encoded:
- a CDS encoding DivIVA domain-containing protein, translating to MLTPMDIHNKEFKKGMRGYNTEDVDSFLDGLAADYEKVYREYSELKDRCEKIQDKLAQYEKIEATMNSTLMLAQETAENVKVSARKEADLIIQEAENQKKQMLSETSLNMSTAQQDMDKLKAQTNAFRAKCRALLTSQLRLLDDMALDEANDAGAAEPVELAENKQE from the coding sequence ATGCTGACACCAATGGATATACACAATAAAGAGTTCAAAAAGGGGATGCGCGGTTATAATACGGAAGACGTTGATTCTTTTTTGGACGGATTGGCCGCGGATTATGAAAAAGTATATCGTGAATACAGTGAATTAAAAGATCGTTGCGAAAAAATACAGGATAAACTGGCACAGTACGAAAAAATCGAAGCGACGATGAACAGTACCCTGATGTTGGCGCAGGAAACAGCTGAAAATGTCAAGGTTTCCGCTCGCAAAGAAGCGGATCTGATCATTCAGGAAGCGGAAAACCAGAAGAAGCAAATGCTCAGTGAAACTTCGCTGAACATGTCGACGGCACAGCAGGATATGGATAAGCTGAAAGCGCAGACTAATGCGTTTCGCGCCAAGTGCCGCGCTCTTCTTACGAGCCAACTCCGCCTGCTTGACGATATGGCTTTGGATGAGGCGAACGATGCCGGTGCGGCGGAACCTGTGGAGCTTGCAGAAAATAAGCAAGAGTGA
- the rapZ gene encoding RNase adapter RapZ, which translates to MDTFHLIIVTGMSGAGKSQAVQALEDMGYFCIDNIPPVLIPKFAELCIKGGERVRHVALIADIRGGEFFDAMTQSLHELEEQCVSYEILFMEASDRTLINRYKETRRMHPLAPHGRISQGIAAERARLADLRRHANFVIDTTDMKPKKLKDILIKKYALNTTKKSLAVTVVSFGFKHGMPLDADIVEDVRFLPNPFYVEEYRHKSGRVPAVRNYVESFPVTETYKEKWFGMIDFLLPNYEREGKSQLVIAVGCTGGMHRSVCIAEALYKHLKECGVDVNIEHRDLNKNEVEEDAPGYEGE; encoded by the coding sequence ATGGATACGTTTCATTTAATTATCGTGACGGGCATGTCCGGCGCCGGCAAAAGCCAGGCTGTGCAGGCGCTGGAAGATATGGGATATTTTTGTATCGACAACATACCGCCCGTATTGATTCCTAAATTTGCCGAGCTTTGCATTAAAGGCGGTGAACGGGTTCGGCACGTCGCGTTGATTGCCGATATTCGTGGCGGCGAATTTTTTGATGCCATGACCCAGTCTTTGCATGAATTGGAGGAACAGTGTGTTTCCTATGAAATCCTTTTCATGGAGGCGTCGGACCGGACGCTGATCAACCGCTATAAAGAGACGCGGCGCATGCATCCGCTGGCGCCGCACGGACGTATCAGTCAAGGCATTGCGGCGGAACGGGCGCGCCTTGCCGACTTGCGCCGTCATGCAAACTTCGTCATCGACACGACCGATATGAAGCCCAAAAAGCTGAAAGATATATTGATCAAAAAGTATGCTCTCAATACGACCAAGAAAAGTCTTGCCGTTACCGTCGTTTCTTTCGGGTTTAAACATGGAATGCCTCTCGATGCCGATATCGTCGAAGATGTCCGCTTTCTGCCGAATCCGTTTTATGTCGAAGAATATCGGCACAAATCGGGACGCGTGCCGGCTGTACGGAATTATGTCGAAAGCTTCCCCGTTACGGAGACGTATAAAGAAAAGTGGTTCGGCATGATCGATTTTCTTTTGCCGAATTACGAAAGAGAAGGCAAGAGCCAGCTCGTCATTGCCGTCGGATGTACAGGCGGCATGCATCGTAGCGTCTGCATTGCCGAAGCCCTGTATAAGCATTTGAAGGAGTGCGGCGTCGACGTCAATATTGAGCATCGCGATCTGAATAAGAACGAAGTTGAAGAAGATGCGCCGGGGTATGAAGGAGAATAA
- a CDS encoding Cof-type HAD-IIB family hydrolase, producing the protein MTDQYPDIRLVAIDLDDTLLCDDHTVSARTLRVLEAVRAKGIHVVIATGRMYATAAPYARLLRLGNVPLMLFSGSLIQRAESKEILYQKAIPRDAARRLLQLAKKRNWTMQSYIHDVLRVAAYTDAVRDYERSTGAAAVVCGDDFYEPVGDPDKLLSFGTPEELAAETEEIKATMGNSFNLMRSKPTYLEIVSPGVSKGDGLQKLCRLYNIPLAGTMAFGNSQNDLAMLRAAGFSVAVANGDDNVRAAAMYVTVSNNEDGVAAALERFIL; encoded by the coding sequence ATGACCGATCAATATCCAGATATCAGGCTGGTGGCGATTGATTTAGACGATACGCTGCTCTGTGACGATCACACCGTTTCCGCGCGGACACTGCGCGTGCTTGAAGCGGTCCGAGCCAAAGGGATTCATGTCGTTATTGCGACAGGTCGCATGTATGCGACTGCCGCTCCCTATGCCAGATTACTCCGGTTGGGAAACGTGCCGCTGATGCTTTTTTCGGGGTCCCTGATCCAGCGCGCTGAATCGAAAGAGATTCTGTATCAAAAGGCGATTCCCAGAGACGCGGCACGGCGGCTCCTGCAGTTGGCGAAGAAAAGAAATTGGACGATGCAGTCGTATATTCATGACGTTCTGCGTGTTGCGGCATATACGGACGCGGTGCGGGATTACGAACGGTCGACGGGAGCGGCGGCAGTAGTTTGCGGCGATGATTTTTACGAACCTGTCGGGGATCCGGACAAGCTTCTTTCCTTTGGCACGCCGGAAGAATTAGCGGCAGAAACGGAGGAAATTAAAGCGACGATGGGAAACAGCTTCAACTTGATGCGTTCCAAGCCAACTTATTTGGAAATCGTTTCCCCCGGCGTCTCTAAAGGGGACGGCTTGCAAAAACTTTGCCGTCTCTACAACATCCCGTTAGCCGGCACCATGGCTTTCGGGAATTCGCAGAACGATTTGGCAATGCTCCGTGCCGCCGGTTTTTCCGTTGCCGTCGCCAATGGCGATGATAATGTGCGGGCTGCGGCAATGTACGTTACGGTTTCCAATAATGAAGACGGCGTGGCGGCGGCGTTGGAAAGATTTATTCTTTAA